One genomic region from Rosa rugosa chromosome 1, drRosRugo1.1, whole genome shotgun sequence encodes:
- the LOC133724319 gene encoding cysteine-rich receptor-like protein kinase 10 isoform X1, protein MTMVSLTTLFFSSHVLLLLITQSLAQPDLAGHFCFNGKGNYTTNSTYQTNLDTLLSSLVSTNGNGYGFYNSSYAENSTNQVYATGLCRGDVVADTCRSCLKNSSLELRKLCPNQKEALGFYDTCMLRYSNRSLYGLMEDYPPFTFVSTRNLSSSEVEKFFEDLGNLFRRLSSEAAAGGSLRKFAANNTTSGFKTIYALAQCTPDLSEELCTDCLAGAYGDIPTNSYGKDGARIVKPSCNIRYEISPFYDLENVAPLPSSPPISAPSPSTNTTNSEGPQKSNKSRTIILVVVAVTVSLVLIVCICIYLRVRKTKKNLDQNKLPGAEDADEIRSAESLQFDFGTIRVATDDFSEANKLGQGGFGSVYRGKLSDGEEIAVKRLSMDSGQGDSEFKNEVLLVARLQHRNLVRLLGFCLQGNERLLVYEFVPNSSLDHIIFDPIKRAQLDWDKRYKIIEGIARGLLYLHEDSRLRIIHRDLKASNILIDAELNSKISDFGMARLFVLDETQGNTSRIVGTYGYMAPEYAMHGHFSVKSDVYSFGVLILEIISGQKNSCFRQGENMEDLPSYAWKSWREGTTSNLIDPTLTNGSRTEIMRCIHIGLLCVQENIADRPTMTSVILMLNSHSLSLPVPSEPAFFMHSSVGSDLSLGWESSSGVTASKSNFVSVKVPENEAALISEVYPR, encoded by the exons ATGACAATGGTTTCCTTAACAACTCTATTTTTCTCTTCTCATGTTCTGTTACTCCTGATCACTCAATCCCTTGCTCAGCCAGATCTCGCAGGCCATTTCTGTTTCAATGGAAAAGGTAACTACACCACTAATAGTACCTACCAAACAAACCTCGACACCCTTCTCTCCTCCCTCGTCTCCACCAATGGCAACGGCTATGGCTTTTACAATTCATCCTATGCTGAAAACTCAACCAACCAAGTTTATGCAACCGGACTTTGTAGAGGAGATGTTGTAGCTGATACTTGCCGTAGCTGCCTTAAAAACTCCAGCCTTGAGCTCAGAAAGCTTTGTCCTAACCAAAAAGAAGCTCTTGGGTTTTATGACACTTGCATGTTACGCTACTCAAACCGATCCCTCTATGGCCTCATGGAGGATTATCCTCCTTTCACTTTCGTGAGTACAAGAAACTTATCATCATCGGAAGTGGAAAAGTTCTTTGAAGATCTTGGGAATCTATTCCGAAGATTGAGTAGTGAAGCTGCAGCAGGTGGTTCACTTCGTAAATTCGCAGCAAACAACACTACGTCAGGTTTCAAGACAATATATGCACTAGCCCAGTGCACGCCAGATTTGTCCGAGGAACTTTGCACTGATTGCTTGGCTGGTGCTTATGGAGACATCCCAACTAACAGTTATGGGAAGGATGGTGCCAGAATTGTTAAACCAAGTTGTAACATTCGGTATGAGATTTCTCCCTTCTACGACCTTGAAAATGTGGCACCACTGCCATCATCGCCACCAATATCTGCGCCTTCACCATCAACCAATACCACAAATTCAGAAG GACCCCAGAAGAGTAATAAGTCGCGGACCATCATCCTAGTAGTTGTGGCAGTCACAGTTTCTCTCGTACTAATTGTATGCATCTGCATTTATTTAAGGGTAAGGAAGACAAAGAAAAACCTTGATCAAAATAAACTTCCAG GTGCCGAAGATGcagatgaaattagaagtgcagaatccttgCAATTCGACTTTGGCACCATCAGAGTTGCTACAGATGATTTTTCTGAAGCAAATAAACTTGGACAGGGCGGTTTTGGTTCTGTTTACAGG GGTAAACTTTCCGATGGTGAAGAGATAGCAGTGAAAAGGCTCTCTATGGATTCTGGACAAGGAGATTCAGAATTCAAAAATGAGGTCTTGCTAGTAGCTAGGCTTCAACACCGAAATTTAGTTAGACTTCTCGGTTTCTGCTTGCAAGGAAACGAAAGGCTTCTTGTCTATGAGTTTGTTCCTAACTCAAGTCTTGATCACATCATATTTG ATCCAATCAAACGCGCACAATTGGATTGGGATAAGCGTTACAAAATCATAGAAGGCATTGCTCGAGGGCTGCTTTACCTTCATGAGGATTCTCGGCTTAGGATTATTCATCGCGATCTCAAAGCTAGTAACATCTTAATAGATGCAGAATTGAACtccaaaatttcagattttggcaTGGCAAGGTTGTTTGTGCTTGATGAAACACAAGGCAATACCAGTCGTATTGTGGGGACCTA TGGATATATGGCTCCTGAGTATGCCATGCATGGACATTTTTCCGTGAAGTCTGATGTCTATAGTTTTGGTGTGTTGATCTTGGAGATAATAAGCGGACAGAAAAATAGCTGCTTCCGTCAGGGAGAGAACATGGAGGATCTTCCAAGCTAT GCATGGAAAAGCTGGAGGGAAGGAACAACTTCAAATCTAATAGATCCGACATTGACGAATGGTTCAAGGACCGAAATCATGAGATGCATTCACATTGGTTTGTTATGCGTGCAAGAAAACATAGCTGATAGACCAACCATGACTTCAGTTATTCTCATGTTGAATAGCCACTCTCTCAGTCTCCCGGTACCCTCAGAACCAGCATTTTTTATGCATAGTAGTGTCGGATCGGACCTGTCCTTGGGATGGGAAAGTAGTTCAGGAGTAACAGCGTCCAAGAGCAACTTTGTCTCGGTCAAAGTACCTGAAAATGAGGCTGCATTAATCTCTGAAGTATATCCTCGCTAG
- the LOC133724319 gene encoding cysteine-rich receptor-like protein kinase 29 isoform X2 gives MTMVSLTTLFFSSHVLLLLITQSLAQPDLAGHFCFNGKGNYTTNSTYQTNLDTLLSSLVSTNGNGYGFYNSSYAENSTNQVYATGLCRGDVVADTCRSCLKNSSLELRKLCPNQKEALGFYDTCMLRYSNRSLYGLMEDYPPFTFVSTRNLSSSEVEKFFEDLGNLFRRLSSEAAAGGSLRKFAANNTTSGFKTIYALAQCTPDLSEELCTDCLAGAYGDIPTNSYGKDGARIVKPSCNIRYEISPFYDLENVAPLPSSPPISAPSPSTNTTNSEGTKSNKSRTIILVVVAVTVSLVLIVCICIYLRVRKTKKNLDQNKLPGAEDADEIRSAESLQFDFGTIRVATDDFSEANKLGQGGFGSVYRGKLSDGEEIAVKRLSMDSGQGDSEFKNEVLLVARLQHRNLVRLLGFCLQGNERLLVYEFVPNSSLDHIIFDPIKRAQLDWDKRYKIIEGIARGLLYLHEDSRLRIIHRDLKASNILIDAELNSKISDFGMARLFVLDETQGNTSRIVGTYGYMAPEYAMHGHFSVKSDVYSFGVLILEIISGQKNSCFRQGENMEDLPSYAWKSWREGTTSNLIDPTLTNGSRTEIMRCIHIGLLCVQENIADRPTMTSVILMLNSHSLSLPVPSEPAFFMHSSVGSDLSLGWESSSGVTASKSNFVSVKVPENEAALISEVYPR, from the exons ATGACAATGGTTTCCTTAACAACTCTATTTTTCTCTTCTCATGTTCTGTTACTCCTGATCACTCAATCCCTTGCTCAGCCAGATCTCGCAGGCCATTTCTGTTTCAATGGAAAAGGTAACTACACCACTAATAGTACCTACCAAACAAACCTCGACACCCTTCTCTCCTCCCTCGTCTCCACCAATGGCAACGGCTATGGCTTTTACAATTCATCCTATGCTGAAAACTCAACCAACCAAGTTTATGCAACCGGACTTTGTAGAGGAGATGTTGTAGCTGATACTTGCCGTAGCTGCCTTAAAAACTCCAGCCTTGAGCTCAGAAAGCTTTGTCCTAACCAAAAAGAAGCTCTTGGGTTTTATGACACTTGCATGTTACGCTACTCAAACCGATCCCTCTATGGCCTCATGGAGGATTATCCTCCTTTCACTTTCGTGAGTACAAGAAACTTATCATCATCGGAAGTGGAAAAGTTCTTTGAAGATCTTGGGAATCTATTCCGAAGATTGAGTAGTGAAGCTGCAGCAGGTGGTTCACTTCGTAAATTCGCAGCAAACAACACTACGTCAGGTTTCAAGACAATATATGCACTAGCCCAGTGCACGCCAGATTTGTCCGAGGAACTTTGCACTGATTGCTTGGCTGGTGCTTATGGAGACATCCCAACTAACAGTTATGGGAAGGATGGTGCCAGAATTGTTAAACCAAGTTGTAACATTCGGTATGAGATTTCTCCCTTCTACGACCTTGAAAATGTGGCACCACTGCCATCATCGCCACCAATATCTGCGCCTTCACCATCAACCAATACCACAAATTCAGAAGGTACG AAGAGTAATAAGTCGCGGACCATCATCCTAGTAGTTGTGGCAGTCACAGTTTCTCTCGTACTAATTGTATGCATCTGCATTTATTTAAGGGTAAGGAAGACAAAGAAAAACCTTGATCAAAATAAACTTCCAG GTGCCGAAGATGcagatgaaattagaagtgcagaatccttgCAATTCGACTTTGGCACCATCAGAGTTGCTACAGATGATTTTTCTGAAGCAAATAAACTTGGACAGGGCGGTTTTGGTTCTGTTTACAGG GGTAAACTTTCCGATGGTGAAGAGATAGCAGTGAAAAGGCTCTCTATGGATTCTGGACAAGGAGATTCAGAATTCAAAAATGAGGTCTTGCTAGTAGCTAGGCTTCAACACCGAAATTTAGTTAGACTTCTCGGTTTCTGCTTGCAAGGAAACGAAAGGCTTCTTGTCTATGAGTTTGTTCCTAACTCAAGTCTTGATCACATCATATTTG ATCCAATCAAACGCGCACAATTGGATTGGGATAAGCGTTACAAAATCATAGAAGGCATTGCTCGAGGGCTGCTTTACCTTCATGAGGATTCTCGGCTTAGGATTATTCATCGCGATCTCAAAGCTAGTAACATCTTAATAGATGCAGAATTGAACtccaaaatttcagattttggcaTGGCAAGGTTGTTTGTGCTTGATGAAACACAAGGCAATACCAGTCGTATTGTGGGGACCTA TGGATATATGGCTCCTGAGTATGCCATGCATGGACATTTTTCCGTGAAGTCTGATGTCTATAGTTTTGGTGTGTTGATCTTGGAGATAATAAGCGGACAGAAAAATAGCTGCTTCCGTCAGGGAGAGAACATGGAGGATCTTCCAAGCTAT GCATGGAAAAGCTGGAGGGAAGGAACAACTTCAAATCTAATAGATCCGACATTGACGAATGGTTCAAGGACCGAAATCATGAGATGCATTCACATTGGTTTGTTATGCGTGCAAGAAAACATAGCTGATAGACCAACCATGACTTCAGTTATTCTCATGTTGAATAGCCACTCTCTCAGTCTCCCGGTACCCTCAGAACCAGCATTTTTTATGCATAGTAGTGTCGGATCGGACCTGTCCTTGGGATGGGAAAGTAGTTCAGGAGTAACAGCGTCCAAGAGCAACTTTGTCTCGGTCAAAGTACCTGAAAATGAGGCTGCATTAATCTCTGAAGTATATCCTCGCTAG
- the LOC133724319 gene encoding cysteine-rich receptor-like protein kinase 10 isoform X3 codes for MTMVSLTTLFFSSHVLLLLITQSLAQPDLAGHFCFNGKGNYTTNSTYQTNLDTLLSSLVSTNGNGYGFYNSSYAENSTNQVYATGLCRGDVVADTCRSCLKNSSLELRKLCPNQKEALGFYDTCMLRYSNRSLYGLMEDYPPFTFVSTRNLSSSEVEKFFEDLGNLFRRLSSEAAAGGSLRKFAANNTTSGFKTIYALAQCTPDLSEELCTDCLAGAYGDIPTNSYGKDGARIVKPSCNIRYEISPFYDLENVAPLPSSPPISAPSPSTNTTNSEGPQKSNKSRTIILVVVAVTVSLVLIVCICIYLRVRKTKKNLDQNKLPDADEIRSAESLQFDFGTIRVATDDFSEANKLGQGGFGSVYRGKLSDGEEIAVKRLSMDSGQGDSEFKNEVLLVARLQHRNLVRLLGFCLQGNERLLVYEFVPNSSLDHIIFDPIKRAQLDWDKRYKIIEGIARGLLYLHEDSRLRIIHRDLKASNILIDAELNSKISDFGMARLFVLDETQGNTSRIVGTYGYMAPEYAMHGHFSVKSDVYSFGVLILEIISGQKNSCFRQGENMEDLPSYAWKSWREGTTSNLIDPTLTNGSRTEIMRCIHIGLLCVQENIADRPTMTSVILMLNSHSLSLPVPSEPAFFMHSSVGSDLSLGWESSSGVTASKSNFVSVKVPENEAALISEVYPR; via the exons ATGACAATGGTTTCCTTAACAACTCTATTTTTCTCTTCTCATGTTCTGTTACTCCTGATCACTCAATCCCTTGCTCAGCCAGATCTCGCAGGCCATTTCTGTTTCAATGGAAAAGGTAACTACACCACTAATAGTACCTACCAAACAAACCTCGACACCCTTCTCTCCTCCCTCGTCTCCACCAATGGCAACGGCTATGGCTTTTACAATTCATCCTATGCTGAAAACTCAACCAACCAAGTTTATGCAACCGGACTTTGTAGAGGAGATGTTGTAGCTGATACTTGCCGTAGCTGCCTTAAAAACTCCAGCCTTGAGCTCAGAAAGCTTTGTCCTAACCAAAAAGAAGCTCTTGGGTTTTATGACACTTGCATGTTACGCTACTCAAACCGATCCCTCTATGGCCTCATGGAGGATTATCCTCCTTTCACTTTCGTGAGTACAAGAAACTTATCATCATCGGAAGTGGAAAAGTTCTTTGAAGATCTTGGGAATCTATTCCGAAGATTGAGTAGTGAAGCTGCAGCAGGTGGTTCACTTCGTAAATTCGCAGCAAACAACACTACGTCAGGTTTCAAGACAATATATGCACTAGCCCAGTGCACGCCAGATTTGTCCGAGGAACTTTGCACTGATTGCTTGGCTGGTGCTTATGGAGACATCCCAACTAACAGTTATGGGAAGGATGGTGCCAGAATTGTTAAACCAAGTTGTAACATTCGGTATGAGATTTCTCCCTTCTACGACCTTGAAAATGTGGCACCACTGCCATCATCGCCACCAATATCTGCGCCTTCACCATCAACCAATACCACAAATTCAGAAG GACCCCAGAAGAGTAATAAGTCGCGGACCATCATCCTAGTAGTTGTGGCAGTCACAGTTTCTCTCGTACTAATTGTATGCATCTGCATTTATTTAAGGGTAAGGAAGACAAAGAAAAACCTTGATCAAAATAAACTTCCAG ATGcagatgaaattagaagtgcagaatccttgCAATTCGACTTTGGCACCATCAGAGTTGCTACAGATGATTTTTCTGAAGCAAATAAACTTGGACAGGGCGGTTTTGGTTCTGTTTACAGG GGTAAACTTTCCGATGGTGAAGAGATAGCAGTGAAAAGGCTCTCTATGGATTCTGGACAAGGAGATTCAGAATTCAAAAATGAGGTCTTGCTAGTAGCTAGGCTTCAACACCGAAATTTAGTTAGACTTCTCGGTTTCTGCTTGCAAGGAAACGAAAGGCTTCTTGTCTATGAGTTTGTTCCTAACTCAAGTCTTGATCACATCATATTTG ATCCAATCAAACGCGCACAATTGGATTGGGATAAGCGTTACAAAATCATAGAAGGCATTGCTCGAGGGCTGCTTTACCTTCATGAGGATTCTCGGCTTAGGATTATTCATCGCGATCTCAAAGCTAGTAACATCTTAATAGATGCAGAATTGAACtccaaaatttcagattttggcaTGGCAAGGTTGTTTGTGCTTGATGAAACACAAGGCAATACCAGTCGTATTGTGGGGACCTA TGGATATATGGCTCCTGAGTATGCCATGCATGGACATTTTTCCGTGAAGTCTGATGTCTATAGTTTTGGTGTGTTGATCTTGGAGATAATAAGCGGACAGAAAAATAGCTGCTTCCGTCAGGGAGAGAACATGGAGGATCTTCCAAGCTAT GCATGGAAAAGCTGGAGGGAAGGAACAACTTCAAATCTAATAGATCCGACATTGACGAATGGTTCAAGGACCGAAATCATGAGATGCATTCACATTGGTTTGTTATGCGTGCAAGAAAACATAGCTGATAGACCAACCATGACTTCAGTTATTCTCATGTTGAATAGCCACTCTCTCAGTCTCCCGGTACCCTCAGAACCAGCATTTTTTATGCATAGTAGTGTCGGATCGGACCTGTCCTTGGGATGGGAAAGTAGTTCAGGAGTAACAGCGTCCAAGAGCAACTTTGTCTCGGTCAAAGTACCTGAAAATGAGGCTGCATTAATCTCTGAAGTATATCCTCGCTAG
- the LOC133724319 gene encoding cysteine-rich receptor-like protein kinase 10 isoform X4 yields MTMVSLTTLFFSSHVLLLLITQSLAQPDLAGHFCFNGKGNYTTNSTYQTNLDTLLSSLVSTNGNGYGFYNSSYAENSTNQVYATGLCRGDVVADTCRSCLKNSSLELRKLCPNQKEALGFYDTCMLRYSNRSLYGLMEDYPPFTFVSTRNLSSSEVEKFFEDLGNLFRRLSSEAAAGGSLRKFAANNTTSGFKTIYALAQCTPDLSEELCTDCLAGAYGDIPTNSYGKDGARIVKPSCNIRYEISPFYDLENVAPLPSSPPISAPSPSTNTTNSEGTKSNKSRTIILVVVAVTVSLVLIVCICIYLRVRKTKKNHSSGAEDADEIRSAESLQFDFGTIRVATDDFSEANKLGQGGFGSVYRGKLSDGEEIAVKRLSMDSGQGDSEFKNEVLLVARLQHRNLVRLLGFCLQGNERLLVYEFVPNSSLDHIIFDPIKRAQLDWDKRYKIIEGIARGLLYLHEDSRLRIIHRDLKASNILIDAELNSKISDFGMARLFVLDETQGNTSRIVGTYGYMAPEYAMHGHFSVKSDVYSFGVLILEIISGQKNSCFRQGENMEDLPSYAWKSWREGTTSNLIDPTLTNGSRTEIMRCIHIGLLCVQENIADRPTMTSVILMLNSHSLSLPVPSEPAFFMHSSVGSDLSLGWESSSGVTASKSNFVSVKVPENEAALISEVYPR; encoded by the exons ATGACAATGGTTTCCTTAACAACTCTATTTTTCTCTTCTCATGTTCTGTTACTCCTGATCACTCAATCCCTTGCTCAGCCAGATCTCGCAGGCCATTTCTGTTTCAATGGAAAAGGTAACTACACCACTAATAGTACCTACCAAACAAACCTCGACACCCTTCTCTCCTCCCTCGTCTCCACCAATGGCAACGGCTATGGCTTTTACAATTCATCCTATGCTGAAAACTCAACCAACCAAGTTTATGCAACCGGACTTTGTAGAGGAGATGTTGTAGCTGATACTTGCCGTAGCTGCCTTAAAAACTCCAGCCTTGAGCTCAGAAAGCTTTGTCCTAACCAAAAAGAAGCTCTTGGGTTTTATGACACTTGCATGTTACGCTACTCAAACCGATCCCTCTATGGCCTCATGGAGGATTATCCTCCTTTCACTTTCGTGAGTACAAGAAACTTATCATCATCGGAAGTGGAAAAGTTCTTTGAAGATCTTGGGAATCTATTCCGAAGATTGAGTAGTGAAGCTGCAGCAGGTGGTTCACTTCGTAAATTCGCAGCAAACAACACTACGTCAGGTTTCAAGACAATATATGCACTAGCCCAGTGCACGCCAGATTTGTCCGAGGAACTTTGCACTGATTGCTTGGCTGGTGCTTATGGAGACATCCCAACTAACAGTTATGGGAAGGATGGTGCCAGAATTGTTAAACCAAGTTGTAACATTCGGTATGAGATTTCTCCCTTCTACGACCTTGAAAATGTGGCACCACTGCCATCATCGCCACCAATATCTGCGCCTTCACCATCAACCAATACCACAAATTCAGAAGGTACG AAGAGTAATAAGTCGCGGACCATCATCCTAGTAGTTGTGGCAGTCACAGTTTCTCTCGTACTAATTGTATGCATCTGCATTTATTTAAGGGTAAGGAAGACAAAGAAA aatcaCTCCTCAGGTGCCGAAGATGcagatgaaattagaagtgcagaatccttgCAATTCGACTTTGGCACCATCAGAGTTGCTACAGATGATTTTTCTGAAGCAAATAAACTTGGACAGGGCGGTTTTGGTTCTGTTTACAGG GGTAAACTTTCCGATGGTGAAGAGATAGCAGTGAAAAGGCTCTCTATGGATTCTGGACAAGGAGATTCAGAATTCAAAAATGAGGTCTTGCTAGTAGCTAGGCTTCAACACCGAAATTTAGTTAGACTTCTCGGTTTCTGCTTGCAAGGAAACGAAAGGCTTCTTGTCTATGAGTTTGTTCCTAACTCAAGTCTTGATCACATCATATTTG ATCCAATCAAACGCGCACAATTGGATTGGGATAAGCGTTACAAAATCATAGAAGGCATTGCTCGAGGGCTGCTTTACCTTCATGAGGATTCTCGGCTTAGGATTATTCATCGCGATCTCAAAGCTAGTAACATCTTAATAGATGCAGAATTGAACtccaaaatttcagattttggcaTGGCAAGGTTGTTTGTGCTTGATGAAACACAAGGCAATACCAGTCGTATTGTGGGGACCTA TGGATATATGGCTCCTGAGTATGCCATGCATGGACATTTTTCCGTGAAGTCTGATGTCTATAGTTTTGGTGTGTTGATCTTGGAGATAATAAGCGGACAGAAAAATAGCTGCTTCCGTCAGGGAGAGAACATGGAGGATCTTCCAAGCTAT GCATGGAAAAGCTGGAGGGAAGGAACAACTTCAAATCTAATAGATCCGACATTGACGAATGGTTCAAGGACCGAAATCATGAGATGCATTCACATTGGTTTGTTATGCGTGCAAGAAAACATAGCTGATAGACCAACCATGACTTCAGTTATTCTCATGTTGAATAGCCACTCTCTCAGTCTCCCGGTACCCTCAGAACCAGCATTTTTTATGCATAGTAGTGTCGGATCGGACCTGTCCTTGGGATGGGAAAGTAGTTCAGGAGTAACAGCGTCCAAGAGCAACTTTGTCTCGGTCAAAGTACCTGAAAATGAGGCTGCATTAATCTCTGAAGTATATCCTCGCTAG
- the LOC133724319 gene encoding cysteine-rich receptor-like protein kinase 10 isoform X5, with the protein MTMVSLTTLFFSSHVLLLLITQSLAQPDLAGHFCFNGKGNYTTNSTYQTNLDTLLSSLVSTNGNGYGFYNSSYAENSTNQVYATGLCRGDVVADTCRSCLKNSSLELRKLCPNQKEALGFYDTCMLRYSNRSLYGLMEDYPPFTFVSTRNLSSSEVEKFFEDLGNLFRRLSSEAAAGGSLRKFAANNTTSGFKTIYALAQCTPDLSEELCTDCLAGAYGDIPTNSYGKDGARIVKPSCNIRYEISPFYDLENVAPLPSSPPISAPSPSTTQKSNKSRTIILVVVAVTVSLVLIVCICIYLRVRKTKKNLDQNKLPDADEIRSAESLQFDFGTIRVATDDFSEANKLGQGGFGSVYRGKLSDGEEIAVKRLSMDSGQGDSEFKNEVLLVARLQHRNLVRLLGFCLQGNERLLVYEFVPNSSLDHIIFDPIKRAQLDWDKRYKIIEGIARGLLYLHEDSRLRIIHRDLKASNILIDAELNSKISDFGMARLFVLDETQGNTSRIVGTYGYMAPEYAMHGHFSVKSDVYSFGVLILEIISGQKNSCFRQGENMEDLPSYAWKSWREGTTSNLIDPTLTNGSRTEIMRCIHIGLLCVQENIADRPTMTSVILMLNSHSLSLPVPSEPAFFMHSSVGSDLSLGWESSSGVTASKSNFVSVKVPENEAALISEVYPR; encoded by the exons ATGACAATGGTTTCCTTAACAACTCTATTTTTCTCTTCTCATGTTCTGTTACTCCTGATCACTCAATCCCTTGCTCAGCCAGATCTCGCAGGCCATTTCTGTTTCAATGGAAAAGGTAACTACACCACTAATAGTACCTACCAAACAAACCTCGACACCCTTCTCTCCTCCCTCGTCTCCACCAATGGCAACGGCTATGGCTTTTACAATTCATCCTATGCTGAAAACTCAACCAACCAAGTTTATGCAACCGGACTTTGTAGAGGAGATGTTGTAGCTGATACTTGCCGTAGCTGCCTTAAAAACTCCAGCCTTGAGCTCAGAAAGCTTTGTCCTAACCAAAAAGAAGCTCTTGGGTTTTATGACACTTGCATGTTACGCTACTCAAACCGATCCCTCTATGGCCTCATGGAGGATTATCCTCCTTTCACTTTCGTGAGTACAAGAAACTTATCATCATCGGAAGTGGAAAAGTTCTTTGAAGATCTTGGGAATCTATTCCGAAGATTGAGTAGTGAAGCTGCAGCAGGTGGTTCACTTCGTAAATTCGCAGCAAACAACACTACGTCAGGTTTCAAGACAATATATGCACTAGCCCAGTGCACGCCAGATTTGTCCGAGGAACTTTGCACTGATTGCTTGGCTGGTGCTTATGGAGACATCCCAACTAACAGTTATGGGAAGGATGGTGCCAGAATTGTTAAACCAAGTTGTAACATTCGGTATGAGATTTCTCCCTTCTACGACCTTGAAAATGTGGCACCACTGCCATCATCGCCACCAATATCTGCGCCTTCACCATCAACCA CCCAGAAGAGTAATAAGTCGCGGACCATCATCCTAGTAGTTGTGGCAGTCACAGTTTCTCTCGTACTAATTGTATGCATCTGCATTTATTTAAGGGTAAGGAAGACAAAGAAAAACCTTGATCAAAATAAACTTCCAG ATGcagatgaaattagaagtgcagaatccttgCAATTCGACTTTGGCACCATCAGAGTTGCTACAGATGATTTTTCTGAAGCAAATAAACTTGGACAGGGCGGTTTTGGTTCTGTTTACAGG GGTAAACTTTCCGATGGTGAAGAGATAGCAGTGAAAAGGCTCTCTATGGATTCTGGACAAGGAGATTCAGAATTCAAAAATGAGGTCTTGCTAGTAGCTAGGCTTCAACACCGAAATTTAGTTAGACTTCTCGGTTTCTGCTTGCAAGGAAACGAAAGGCTTCTTGTCTATGAGTTTGTTCCTAACTCAAGTCTTGATCACATCATATTTG ATCCAATCAAACGCGCACAATTGGATTGGGATAAGCGTTACAAAATCATAGAAGGCATTGCTCGAGGGCTGCTTTACCTTCATGAGGATTCTCGGCTTAGGATTATTCATCGCGATCTCAAAGCTAGTAACATCTTAATAGATGCAGAATTGAACtccaaaatttcagattttggcaTGGCAAGGTTGTTTGTGCTTGATGAAACACAAGGCAATACCAGTCGTATTGTGGGGACCTA TGGATATATGGCTCCTGAGTATGCCATGCATGGACATTTTTCCGTGAAGTCTGATGTCTATAGTTTTGGTGTGTTGATCTTGGAGATAATAAGCGGACAGAAAAATAGCTGCTTCCGTCAGGGAGAGAACATGGAGGATCTTCCAAGCTAT GCATGGAAAAGCTGGAGGGAAGGAACAACTTCAAATCTAATAGATCCGACATTGACGAATGGTTCAAGGACCGAAATCATGAGATGCATTCACATTGGTTTGTTATGCGTGCAAGAAAACATAGCTGATAGACCAACCATGACTTCAGTTATTCTCATGTTGAATAGCCACTCTCTCAGTCTCCCGGTACCCTCAGAACCAGCATTTTTTATGCATAGTAGTGTCGGATCGGACCTGTCCTTGGGATGGGAAAGTAGTTCAGGAGTAACAGCGTCCAAGAGCAACTTTGTCTCGGTCAAAGTACCTGAAAATGAGGCTGCATTAATCTCTGAAGTATATCCTCGCTAG